The following coding sequences lie in one Arthrobacter sp. SLBN-122 genomic window:
- the rplK gene encoding 50S ribosomal protein L11, whose product MAPKKKVTGLIKLQIQAGAANPAPPIGPALGQHGVNIMEFCKAYNAATEAQRGNVIPVEITVYEDRSFTFITKTPPAAELIKKAAGVAKGSATPHTVKVAKLTQAQVNEIASTKMEDLNATSLEGAAKIIAGTARSMGITVEG is encoded by the coding sequence TTGGCTCCCAAGAAGAAGGTCACCGGCCTCATCAAGCTGCAGATCCAGGCAGGTGCCGCCAACCCGGCCCCGCCGATCGGTCCTGCGCTTGGCCAGCACGGTGTCAACATCATGGAATTCTGCAAGGCGTACAACGCTGCGACGGAAGCCCAGCGCGGAAACGTCATCCCCGTGGAAATCACGGTCTACGAGGACCGTTCCTTCACGTTCATCACCAAGACGCCGCCGGCTGCAGAACTCATCAAGAAGGCTGCAGGCGTCGCCAAGGGTTCAGCAACCCCGCACACCGTCAAGGTTGCCAAGCTGACCCAGGCCCAGGTCAATGAGATCGCCTCCACCAAGATGGAAGACCTCAACGCCACCAGCCTCGAAGGCGCAGCGAAGATCATCGCCGGCACCGCCCGCTCCATGGGCATCACCGTCGAGGGCTAG